A region from the Nocardioides exalbidus genome encodes:
- a CDS encoding co-chaperone YbbN has protein sequence MTQQPFSRPGAIDLSGLGKPAPQAGAPAGAPSPAPAGGGSSYSVVVDEQNFQGLLEQSMTAPVLLAFYSRSRMPESGQLADDLVTVVGEHDGRYLLGLVDIDAVPQIAQAMQIPSIPLVVAVVDGRPTPLLQDALPIDELRTALTQVAQQLTAGGVTGRHQPRSHAAPAAEGEEEVVDPRYAPAQDALAAGDIDGAVAEYQKLVDSNPADVEAAGGLAIAKVMQRTQGVDLAAARAAAADHPDDIDAQTMVADLDMLGGHVEDAFTRLVNLVARTADKDREKARDHLLALFAAVGNDDPRVLAGRRNLASALF, from the coding sequence ATGACGCAGCAGCCGTTCAGCCGCCCAGGTGCCATCGACCTCTCCGGGCTCGGCAAGCCCGCCCCACAGGCGGGTGCTCCCGCCGGCGCCCCGTCCCCTGCTCCGGCCGGTGGCGGGTCGTCGTACAGCGTCGTGGTGGACGAGCAGAACTTCCAGGGCCTGCTGGAGCAGTCGATGACCGCCCCGGTGCTGCTCGCGTTCTACTCGCGGTCGCGGATGCCGGAGAGCGGCCAGCTCGCCGACGACCTCGTCACCGTGGTGGGCGAGCACGACGGCCGCTACCTGCTCGGCCTCGTCGACATCGACGCCGTGCCGCAGATCGCCCAGGCGATGCAGATCCCCTCGATCCCGCTCGTCGTCGCGGTCGTCGACGGCCGTCCCACGCCGCTGCTGCAGGACGCGCTGCCGATCGACGAGCTGCGCACCGCCCTCACCCAGGTCGCTCAGCAGCTCACCGCGGGCGGCGTCACCGGTCGGCACCAGCCCCGCTCCCACGCGGCCCCGGCGGCCGAGGGCGAGGAGGAGGTCGTCGACCCGCGCTACGCCCCGGCCCAGGACGCGCTGGCCGCGGGCGACATCGACGGCGCCGTCGCGGAGTACCAGAAGCTCGTCGACTCGAACCCGGCCGACGTCGAGGCCGCGGGCGGCCTCGCCATCGCCAAGGTCATGCAGCGCACGCAGGGTGTCGACCTCGCTGCTGCGCGTGCGGCGGCGGCCGACCACCCCGACGACATCGACGCCCAGACCATGGTCGCCGACCTCGACATGCTCGGCGGGCACGTCGAGGACGCCTTCACCCGCCTGGTCAACCTGGTCGCGCGCACGGCCGACAAGGACCGCGAGAAGGCACGCGACCACCTGCTGGCCCTCTTCGCCGCGGTCGGCAACGACGACCCGCGCGTGCTCGCGGGTCGTCGCAACCTGGCCTCGGCGCTGTTCTGA
- the ppdK gene encoding pyruvate, phosphate dikinase, with protein MTWVYDFAEGNKDQKDLLGGKGANLAEMTNLGLPVPPGFTISTETCRAYLAEGGMPDGLAEEVTEHLASLEEAMGKKLGDADDPLLVSVRSGAKFSMPGMMETVLNVGLNDTSVGGLAARSESERFALDSYRRLLQMFGGTVLHVESELFSDALDAVKKAKGTESDLDLDAEDLKGVVETFKAIIKEHTGRDFPQDPREQMDLAIRAVFDSWNTDRARLYRRQERIPEDLGTAVNVQAMVFGNFGMDSGSGVAFTRDPASGAQGEYGDYLQNAQGEDVVAGIRNTVSLADMAEIDAQSHDDLMDIMNRLERHYRDMCDIEFTVERGKLWMLQTRVGKRTPEAAFRIAVHMVDEGLIQMDEAVLRVTGEQLALLMFPRFDEDAERTLLAKGMNASPGAAVGKAVFDSDTAVEWAARGEDVILVRKETNPDDLRGMVAARGILTSRGGKTSHAAVVARGMGRTCVCGAESLDVDTKGKQFVVRDGETISEGDVISIDGSTGEVFAGAVPVADSVVVRHFEGERLDDDLALAVARIMAHADGARRLRVRTNADTPEDAARARRFGAQGIGLCRTEHMFLGERRELVEKLIVAEDEDGVEAALAALLPLQKQDFTEILEAMDGLPVTIRLLDPPLHEFLPDLTDLSVEVALAEERGEDSEHAQHQKALLSHVRRLHETNPMLGLRGVRLGIQIPGLFRMQGRAIAEAAADRMAVHGAPRPEIMVPLVASVRELEIVRAVLEQQIAEVEEERGIKLEIAIGTMIELPRAAFLADRIARDADFFSFGTNDLTQMGWGFSRDDVESAFFSRYFEHGIFDVSPFESLDQRGVGGMVEMGTAKGRETKPDLKVGVCGEHGGDPRSVHFFDDIGLNYVSCSPFRVPVARLEAGRSVLGKR; from the coding sequence ATGACCTGGGTCTACGACTTCGCAGAGGGCAACAAGGACCAGAAGGACCTGTTGGGGGGCAAGGGCGCCAACCTGGCCGAGATGACCAACCTCGGCCTCCCGGTGCCACCGGGGTTCACGATCTCCACCGAGACGTGCCGCGCCTACCTGGCGGAGGGCGGGATGCCCGACGGTCTCGCTGAGGAGGTCACCGAGCACCTCGCCTCGCTGGAGGAGGCGATGGGCAAGAAGCTCGGCGACGCCGACGACCCGCTGCTGGTCTCGGTGCGCTCGGGTGCGAAGTTCTCGATGCCCGGGATGATGGAGACCGTCCTCAACGTCGGCCTCAACGACACCTCCGTCGGCGGCCTGGCCGCGCGCAGCGAGTCCGAGCGGTTCGCCCTGGACTCCTACCGCCGGCTGCTCCAGATGTTCGGCGGCACGGTGCTCCACGTCGAGTCCGAGCTGTTCTCCGACGCGCTCGACGCGGTGAAGAAGGCCAAGGGCACCGAGTCCGACCTCGACCTCGACGCCGAGGACCTCAAGGGCGTCGTCGAGACGTTCAAGGCCATCATCAAGGAGCACACCGGCCGCGACTTCCCGCAGGACCCGCGCGAGCAGATGGACCTGGCGATCCGCGCGGTCTTCGACTCGTGGAACACCGACCGCGCCCGGCTCTACCGCCGCCAGGAGCGCATCCCGGAGGACCTCGGCACCGCGGTCAACGTGCAGGCGATGGTCTTCGGCAACTTCGGCATGGACTCCGGGTCCGGTGTCGCGTTCACCCGCGACCCGGCGAGCGGCGCGCAGGGCGAGTACGGCGACTACCTGCAGAACGCGCAGGGCGAGGACGTCGTCGCGGGCATCCGCAACACCGTGAGCCTCGCCGACATGGCCGAGATCGACGCGCAGTCCCACGACGACCTGATGGACATCATGAACCGCCTCGAGCGGCACTACCGCGACATGTGCGACATCGAGTTCACCGTGGAGCGCGGCAAGCTCTGGATGCTCCAGACCCGCGTCGGCAAGCGCACCCCCGAGGCAGCGTTCCGGATCGCGGTCCACATGGTCGACGAGGGCCTGATCCAGATGGACGAGGCCGTCCTGCGCGTGACCGGCGAGCAGCTCGCGCTACTGATGTTCCCGCGCTTCGACGAGGACGCCGAGCGCACGCTGCTCGCCAAGGGGATGAACGCCTCCCCCGGCGCCGCGGTCGGCAAGGCCGTCTTCGACTCCGACACCGCGGTCGAGTGGGCGGCCCGGGGCGAGGACGTCATCCTCGTCCGCAAGGAGACCAACCCCGACGACCTGCGCGGCATGGTCGCCGCCCGCGGCATCCTCACCAGTCGCGGCGGCAAGACCTCCCACGCGGCGGTCGTGGCCCGCGGGATGGGGCGTACGTGCGTGTGCGGGGCGGAGTCGCTGGACGTCGACACCAAGGGCAAGCAGTTCGTCGTCCGCGACGGCGAGACCATCAGCGAGGGCGACGTGATCTCGATCGACGGCAGCACCGGCGAGGTGTTCGCCGGCGCCGTCCCGGTCGCGGACTCCGTCGTCGTGCGCCACTTCGAGGGCGAGCGGCTCGACGACGACCTCGCCCTGGCGGTCGCCCGGATCATGGCCCACGCCGACGGCGCCCGGCGCCTGCGCGTGCGCACCAACGCCGACACGCCCGAGGACGCCGCCCGCGCCCGCCGGTTCGGCGCGCAGGGCATCGGCCTGTGCCGCACCGAGCACATGTTCCTCGGCGAGCGCCGCGAGCTCGTCGAGAAGCTCATCGTGGCCGAGGACGAGGACGGCGTGGAGGCCGCGCTCGCCGCGCTGCTGCCGCTGCAGAAGCAGGACTTCACCGAGATCCTCGAGGCGATGGACGGCCTGCCCGTCACCATCCGGCTCCTCGACCCGCCGCTGCACGAGTTCCTGCCCGACCTCACCGACCTCTCCGTCGAGGTCGCGCTGGCCGAGGAGCGCGGCGAGGACAGCGAGCACGCCCAGCACCAGAAGGCGCTGCTCAGCCACGTCCGCCGGCTCCACGAGACCAACCCGATGCTCGGCCTGCGCGGCGTGCGCCTCGGGATCCAGATCCCCGGACTGTTCCGCATGCAGGGTCGCGCGATCGCCGAGGCCGCCGCTGACCGGATGGCCGTCCACGGTGCCCCGCGTCCCGAGATCATGGTCCCGCTGGTCGCCAGCGTCCGCGAGCTCGAGATCGTCCGGGCCGTCCTGGAGCAGCAGATCGCCGAGGTCGAGGAGGAGCGCGGGATCAAGCTCGAGATCGCGATCGGCACCATGATCGAGCTCCCCCGCGCGGCGTTCCTCGCCGACCGGATCGCTCGCGACGCCGACTTCTTCTCCTTCGGCACCAACGACCTCACCCAGATGGGCTGGGGCTTCTCCCGCGACGACGTCGAGTCGGCGTTCTTCTCGCGCTACTTCGAGCACGGGATCTTCGACGTGTCCCCGTTCGAGTCGCTCGACCAGCGCGGCGTCGGCGGCATGGTCGAGATGGGCACCGCCAAGGGCCGCGAGACCAAGCCCGACCTCAAGGTCGGCGTGTGCGGCGAGCACGGCGGCGACCCGAGGTCGGTCCACTTCTTCGACGACATCGGGCTCAACTACGTCTCGTGCTCGCCCTTCCGCGTGCCGGTCGCCCGGCTCGAGGCCGGCCGCTCGGTGCTCGGGAAGCGCTAG
- a CDS encoding NUDIX hydrolase has product MPDDQPTLTDGTISLRPWRDDDVEPAVAGHDDEIALWFGWDPADVTTAGHRRAVADWREDWAAGKRRVSFVIERDGEIAGSVELTRRQPWLGDLSWVLYAGHRGRGSAARAVRLLVDWAFTGEDRGGLGVQRVEARIDPRNHASRRVATRTGLMLEGTQRVVPGTADRADADAMLVFARLVTDPPLSDPTSFRSLLNSFLPRKRAISQMLVRDPEGRVLLCQLTYKKDWDLPGGVVEVGESPKLAVEREVEEELGLTIAAGGLVLTDWLPPWGGWDDAVCLVFDGGTLDPSVLATVVKQEREIRDVRFCTLEEVDELAADFTARRVRAAVGGAQPYTESGR; this is encoded by the coding sequence GTGCCCGACGACCAGCCGACCCTGACCGACGGCACGATCTCGCTCCGCCCGTGGCGGGACGACGACGTCGAGCCGGCCGTCGCCGGTCACGACGACGAGATCGCCCTCTGGTTCGGCTGGGACCCGGCGGACGTGACCACCGCCGGACACCGTCGCGCCGTCGCCGACTGGCGCGAGGACTGGGCGGCGGGCAAGCGGCGGGTGTCGTTCGTGATCGAGCGCGACGGGGAGATCGCCGGGAGCGTCGAGCTCACGCGGCGCCAGCCGTGGCTGGGCGACCTGAGCTGGGTGCTGTACGCCGGCCACCGCGGACGCGGGTCGGCCGCGCGCGCCGTGCGCCTGCTGGTCGACTGGGCCTTCACCGGCGAGGACCGGGGCGGGCTGGGTGTCCAGCGGGTCGAGGCGCGTATCGACCCCCGCAACCACGCGAGCCGTCGCGTGGCCACCCGCACCGGGCTGATGCTCGAGGGCACCCAGCGCGTGGTGCCCGGCACCGCCGACCGCGCCGATGCGGACGCGATGCTGGTCTTCGCTCGGCTGGTGACCGATCCGCCGCTCAGCGACCCGACGAGCTTCCGGTCCCTCCTCAACTCGTTCCTGCCCCGCAAGCGGGCGATCTCGCAGATGCTCGTGCGCGACCCCGAGGGCCGCGTGCTGCTGTGCCAGCTGACGTACAAGAAGGACTGGGACCTGCCCGGCGGGGTGGTCGAGGTCGGCGAGTCGCCGAAGCTCGCCGTCGAGCGCGAGGTCGAGGAGGAGCTCGGCCTGACGATCGCCGCGGGCGGGCTGGTGCTCACCGACTGGCTCCCGCCGTGGGGTGGCTGGGACGACGCCGTGTGCCTGGTCTTCGACGGCGGCACCCTCGACCCGTCCGTGCTCGCGACCGTCGTCAAGCAGGAGCGCGAGATCCGCGACGTGCGCTTCTGCACGCTCGAGGAGGTCGACGAGCTGGCGGCCGACTTCACCGCCCGGAGGGTCCGCGCGGCGGTCGGCGGAGCTCAGCCGTATACGGAGTCCGGCCGCTGA
- the glgB gene encoding 1,4-alpha-glucan branching protein GlgB, protein MTETASTNHAPGELDLHLIGEGRHELLWTVLGAQVTADGTSFRVWAPNALEVQVAGGWAGWDGSAHPMSRLDGSGVWHAFVAGVGVGEQYKYRIRGADGQWVDRADPLAQYAEKAPSSASVVWRSDHEWGDDAWIEARRTKRPVDEAMSTYEVHLASWRKHYSGELYSWDEIADALVPYVSDLGFTHVEFMPVMQHPFGGSWGYHVTSYFAADARFGDPDGLKRLIDRLHQAGVGVILDWVPGHFATDEWALARFDGTPLYEDPNPQRGWHKEWGSHIFNFGRNEVRNFLYANAVFWLEEFHADGLRVDGVASMLYLDYAREAGEWSPNKHGGRENLEAVQFLQEMNATVYKRVPGIVTIAEESTAWPGVTGPTSNGGLGFGFKWNMGWMHDSLDYVARDPLYRSHHHGEMTFSLVYAFAENYVLPISHDEVVHGKGSLLRKMPGDRWQQLANLRAYLAYMWAHPGKQLLFMGCEIGQESEWAESRELDWWLLEHPEHAGVHAMVRDMNATYAATGALWGKDNDPSGFAWVDANDAGRNTFSFVRRAPGHPDLVCVANFAGTPHDGYRLGLPSEGTWTEVLNTDAEAYHGSGVGNLGSITSVAGDHHGQPAYADIVVPPLATVWFRKDG, encoded by the coding sequence ATGACTGAGACAGCCAGCACGAACCACGCACCCGGCGAGCTCGACCTGCACCTGATCGGCGAGGGCCGCCACGAGCTGCTCTGGACGGTCCTCGGCGCGCAGGTGACGGCGGACGGCACGTCGTTCCGCGTCTGGGCACCCAACGCCCTGGAGGTCCAGGTCGCCGGCGGGTGGGCCGGCTGGGACGGCTCCGCCCACCCGATGTCCCGGCTCGACGGGTCCGGCGTGTGGCACGCCTTCGTCGCCGGCGTCGGGGTCGGGGAGCAGTACAAGTACCGCATCCGCGGCGCCGACGGGCAGTGGGTCGACCGCGCCGACCCGCTCGCCCAGTACGCCGAGAAGGCGCCGAGCTCGGCGTCCGTGGTCTGGCGGTCCGACCACGAGTGGGGCGACGACGCGTGGATCGAGGCCCGCCGCACCAAGCGCCCGGTCGACGAGGCGATGTCCACCTACGAGGTGCACCTGGCGTCGTGGCGCAAGCACTACTCCGGCGAGCTCTACTCGTGGGACGAGATCGCCGACGCGCTCGTGCCCTACGTCTCCGACCTCGGCTTCACCCACGTCGAGTTCATGCCGGTGATGCAGCACCCGTTCGGCGGCTCGTGGGGCTACCACGTCACGTCCTACTTCGCGGCCGACGCGCGCTTCGGCGACCCCGACGGCCTCAAGCGGCTCATCGACCGGCTGCACCAGGCGGGCGTCGGCGTCATCCTCGACTGGGTGCCCGGCCACTTCGCCACCGACGAGTGGGCGCTGGCCCGCTTCGACGGCACCCCCCTCTACGAGGACCCCAACCCCCAGCGCGGCTGGCACAAGGAGTGGGGCTCGCACATCTTCAACTTCGGACGCAACGAGGTCCGCAACTTCCTCTACGCCAACGCGGTCTTCTGGCTCGAGGAGTTCCACGCCGACGGCCTCCGCGTCGACGGCGTCGCCTCGATGCTCTACCTCGACTACGCCCGCGAGGCCGGCGAGTGGTCGCCCAACAAGCACGGCGGCCGCGAGAACCTCGAGGCCGTGCAGTTCCTCCAGGAGATGAACGCCACCGTCTACAAGCGCGTCCCGGGCATCGTCACGATCGCCGAGGAGTCGACCGCCTGGCCGGGCGTCACCGGCCCGACCAGCAACGGCGGGCTCGGCTTCGGCTTCAAGTGGAACATGGGCTGGATGCACGACTCGCTCGACTACGTCGCCCGCGACCCGCTCTACCGCAGCCACCACCACGGCGAGATGACCTTCTCGCTCGTCTACGCGTTCGCGGAGAACTACGTCCTCCCGATCAGCCACGACGAGGTCGTGCACGGCAAGGGCTCGCTGCTGCGCAAGATGCCCGGTGACCGCTGGCAGCAGCTGGCCAACCTGCGCGCCTACCTCGCCTACATGTGGGCCCACCCCGGCAAGCAGCTGCTCTTCATGGGTTGCGAGATCGGCCAGGAGTCCGAGTGGGCCGAGAGCCGCGAGCTCGACTGGTGGCTCCTCGAGCACCCCGAGCACGCGGGCGTGCACGCCATGGTGCGCGACATGAACGCTACCTACGCCGCCACGGGCGCGCTCTGGGGCAAGGACAACGACCCGTCCGGGTTCGCGTGGGTCGACGCCAACGACGCCGGCCGCAACACCTTCTCCTTCGTCCGCCGTGCCCCGGGGCACCCCGACCTCGTCTGCGTCGCCAACTTCGCCGGCACCCCCCACGACGGCTACCGCCTCGGCCTGCCGTCGGAGGGCACCTGGACCGAGGTGCTCAACACCGACGCCGAGGCCTACCACGGCTCCGGCGTGGGCAACCTCGGCTCGATCACCAGCGTCGCCGGCGACCACCACGGCCAGCCGGCGTACGCCGACATCGTGGTCCCGCCCCTCGCGACGGTGTGGTTCCGCAAGGACGGGTGA
- a CDS encoding maltokinase N-terminal cap-like domain-containing protein has translation MTSALEDLTAWIGEARWFGGKGRPWTLAGVRRVGELPDAPEGVRVAIEIAEVAYSDSDESELYQVPLAYYREPQDRIGHALVGEWDDEELGHAWVYDAVHDRQAMGLWLTAFSHGESASRGELMFHVLPGHELDLESHSTLFSGEQSNSSVAFGDDALMKVFRKVTPGVNPDIAIHQVLTEAGSTHVAALYGWLDLVDDESDGTDATIQLAMLQQFLRTASDGWDLALASVRNLYAEADLHADEVGGDFASEAARLGTALAEVHADLAAHFPVEQRDAAAVADLADAMTGRLDAALDVVPDLAPYATGLRETYDALRALGSVEVQQVHGDLHLGQTLRTSLGWKIVDFEGEPAKPLAERLKPDSVWRDVAGMIRSFDYAPRVVSLTGLGPDSPEAGQIDYRASEWSSRNRSAFLLAYTEQRGEGLGEQAGTLLAAYLADKTVYEAVYEARNRPGWLSIPLAALGGTHD, from the coding sequence ATGACCAGCGCGCTCGAGGACCTGACCGCCTGGATCGGCGAGGCCCGCTGGTTCGGCGGCAAGGGTCGCCCGTGGACCCTGGCTGGAGTACGCCGCGTCGGCGAGCTGCCCGACGCCCCCGAGGGCGTGCGCGTGGCCATCGAGATCGCCGAGGTCGCCTACTCCGACTCGGACGAGTCCGAGCTCTACCAGGTGCCGCTGGCCTACTACCGCGAGCCGCAGGACCGCATCGGGCACGCGCTGGTCGGCGAGTGGGACGACGAGGAGCTCGGCCACGCGTGGGTCTACGACGCGGTCCACGACCGGCAGGCGATGGGCCTGTGGCTCACGGCCTTCTCGCACGGTGAGTCCGCCTCCCGCGGGGAGCTGATGTTCCACGTGCTCCCGGGCCACGAGCTCGACCTCGAGTCGCACTCGACGCTCTTCTCGGGCGAGCAGTCGAACTCCTCGGTCGCCTTCGGCGACGACGCGCTGATGAAGGTCTTCCGCAAGGTGACCCCCGGCGTGAACCCCGACATCGCGATCCACCAGGTCCTCACCGAGGCCGGCTCGACGCACGTGGCCGCCCTCTACGGATGGCTCGACCTCGTCGACGACGAGTCCGACGGGACCGACGCGACGATCCAGCTCGCGATGCTCCAGCAGTTCCTCCGCACCGCGAGCGACGGCTGGGACCTCGCCCTGGCGAGCGTGCGCAACCTCTACGCCGAGGCCGACCTGCACGCCGACGAGGTCGGCGGCGACTTCGCCAGCGAGGCCGCCCGCCTCGGCACGGCGCTCGCGGAGGTGCATGCCGACCTGGCCGCGCACTTCCCCGTCGAGCAGCGCGACGCCGCCGCGGTCGCTGACCTCGCCGACGCGATGACGGGTCGGCTCGACGCCGCCCTCGACGTCGTACCCGACCTGGCGCCCTACGCCACCGGCCTCCGCGAGACCTACGACGCCCTCCGCGCGCTCGGGTCCGTGGAGGTCCAGCAGGTCCACGGCGACCTGCACCTCGGGCAGACCCTGCGCACCAGCCTCGGCTGGAAGATCGTCGACTTCGAGGGCGAGCCGGCCAAGCCCCTGGCCGAGCGCCTCAAGCCCGACTCGGTCTGGCGCGACGTCGCCGGGATGATCCGCTCGTTCGACTACGCGCCGCGCGTGGTCTCGCTGACGGGCCTCGGGCCCGACTCCCCGGAGGCGGGTCAGATCGACTACCGGGCCTCGGAGTGGTCCTCGCGCAACCGCAGCGCCTTCCTGCTGGCCTACACCGAGCAGCGGGGCGAGGGTCTCGGCGAGCAGGCCGGAACGCTCCTGGCCGCCTACCTGGCGGACAAGACGGTCTACGAGGCCGTCTACGAAGCACGCAACCGCCCGGGGTGGCTCTCCATCCCGCTGGCGGCCCTGGGAGGGACGCATGACTGA
- the treS gene encoding maltose alpha-D-glucosyltransferase, whose amino-acid sequence MPTDAGAATAVLNAEPDWFRTAVFYEVLVRSFRDSNGDGTGDFKGLIEKLDYLEWLGVDCLWVPPFFTSPLRDGGYDVADYNNILPECGTVDDFHEFLDACHQRGIRVIIDFVMNHTSDAHPWFQASRSDPDGPYGDFYVWSDTDELYQDARVIFVDTEPSNWTWDPVRQQYFWHRFFHHQPDLNFDNPKVHDAMLEAMAFWLDMGLDGFRLDAVPYLYERPGTNGENLQETHDFLKKCRRFVDENYPGRVLLCEANQWPADVVEYFGPEQTEDGRWIGTECHMAFHFPVMPRIFMAVRRESRFPISEILEQTPRIPDGCQWGIFLRNHDELTLEMVTDEDRDYMWSEYAHDPRMKANIGIRRRLAPLLDGDVNRMELFTALLLSLPGSPVLYYGDEIGMGDNIWLGDRDGVRTPMQWTPDRNAGFSSATPGKLHLPAIQDPVYGYQSINVEAQLENTSSLLHWTRRLVHTRRRHPAFGLGEFHDLGGSNGSVLSYVREHEGPDGRDVILCVNNLSRFPQPVELDLRQWEGMVPVELLGGVPFPAIGELSYLLTLGGYGFLWLRLTDPTASEVPG is encoded by the coding sequence ATGCCGACCGACGCAGGAGCGGCGACCGCCGTGCTGAACGCGGAGCCGGACTGGTTCAGGACTGCGGTCTTCTACGAGGTCCTGGTCCGCTCGTTCCGCGACTCCAACGGCGACGGCACCGGTGACTTCAAGGGCCTGATCGAGAAGCTCGACTACCTCGAGTGGCTCGGCGTCGACTGCCTGTGGGTCCCGCCGTTCTTCACCTCGCCCCTGCGCGACGGCGGCTACGACGTCGCCGACTACAACAACATCCTTCCCGAGTGCGGGACCGTCGACGACTTCCACGAGTTCCTCGACGCCTGCCACCAGCGCGGCATCCGCGTGATCATCGACTTCGTCATGAACCACACCAGTGACGCGCACCCGTGGTTCCAGGCCAGCCGCAGCGACCCCGACGGCCCCTACGGCGACTTCTACGTCTGGTCCGACACCGACGAGCTCTACCAGGACGCCCGCGTCATCTTCGTCGACACCGAGCCGTCCAACTGGACGTGGGACCCGGTCCGCCAGCAGTACTTCTGGCACCGGTTCTTCCACCACCAGCCCGACCTCAACTTCGACAACCCCAAGGTCCACGACGCGATGCTGGAGGCGATGGCCTTCTGGCTCGACATGGGCCTCGACGGCTTCCGCCTCGACGCGGTGCCGTACCTCTACGAGCGCCCCGGCACCAACGGTGAGAACCTCCAGGAGACGCACGACTTCCTGAAGAAGTGCCGCCGGTTCGTCGACGAGAACTACCCCGGCCGCGTGCTGCTCTGCGAGGCCAACCAGTGGCCCGCCGACGTCGTCGAGTACTTCGGGCCCGAGCAGACCGAGGACGGCCGCTGGATCGGGACCGAGTGCCACATGGCGTTCCACTTCCCGGTGATGCCGCGCATCTTCATGGCCGTGCGCCGCGAGTCGCGCTTCCCGATCTCGGAGATCCTCGAGCAGACGCCGCGGATCCCCGACGGCTGCCAGTGGGGCATCTTCCTGCGCAACCACGACGAGCTGACCCTCGAGATGGTCACCGACGAGGACCGCGACTACATGTGGTCGGAGTACGCCCACGACCCGCGAATGAAGGCCAACATCGGCATCCGCCGGCGACTGGCGCCCCTCCTCGACGGCGACGTCAACCGGATGGAGCTCTTCACCGCGCTCCTGCTCTCGCTGCCCGGCTCCCCCGTCCTCTACTACGGCGACGAGATCGGGATGGGCGACAACATCTGGCTCGGCGACCGCGACGGGGTGCGTACGCCGATGCAGTGGACGCCCGACCGCAACGCGGGCTTCTCCAGCGCCACCCCCGGCAAGCTCCACCTGCCGGCGATCCAGGACCCCGTCTACGGCTACCAGTCGATCAACGTCGAGGCGCAGCTGGAGAACACCTCCTCGTTGCTGCACTGGACCCGGCGACTGGTCCACACGCGACGGCGGCACCCCGCGTTCGGCCTCGGCGAGTTCCACGACCTCGGTGGCTCGAACGGGAGCGTGCTCTCCTACGTGCGCGAGCACGAGGGGCCGGACGGCCGCGACGTCATCCTGTGCGTCAACAACCTCTCCCGCTTCCCGCAGCCCGTCGAGCTCGACCTGCGCCAGTGGGAGGGCATGGTCCCCGTCGAGCTGCTGGGCGGCGTCCCGTTCCCGGCGATCGGCGAGCTGTCCTACCTCCTGACGCTCGGCGGCTACGGCTTCCTGTGGCTCAGGCTGACCGACCCGACGGCCTCCGAGGTGCCGGGATGA